CTGGATGGGGTTCAGCTTCCCCAGATATATACGTACTGTAAGCTTTTTGGGTGTTCCAGTTGTGACTTGATAGAAGGGTGGATGGCTCAGTCAGAGGAATATGCTATAGATGACGCCGAGATGAAGCTTCGCGGGACCGAGGCCGCGATCTCATCGGTTTATTGTATTGAAGACATGGATCCGGTTTACTATTTGCAGGCTAATATCGGTGTAACCATTGGACTTCAAGATCCTGATGCTCGGTATACCCGATGGGCCAATAATTGAAAGCATAATGGCTAATGTGCAATCCAGATATAACCACCTGTTTCCCTCACCTGCTGCAGCATTTTCAGGAATGTACACAGGAGGGCTGTGGACCAACAATCTGGGTTCCTGGCCTGGGAAGGCCAACCAAACCGTGGAATTCAGCAATGGAACCAAAATGACAGTGGAAACTACTGCATCAGTGATGTTGGATCGTGGATTGGATTTCTCCAGTGGGGAATCACTCTTTCAGACTGCTTGCATGCCGAATAAGAAGAGTCGCCCTCCCGATCCCCGCCCATCACTCGCGGTAGGGAAGCCTCCATACTCGATTCCACTAGGTGGACCTTCGATGTATCCGGACCCGATTATACATCATAAGAAAGACTTTGTAAGAGGGTATTATCTCCATGAAGAAAGACTTGAAGATGTTGCCGTACTGCAGCTCCCAACGTTCAGACTCATCGGGGAGAGTCCGGTATCGTTGGCGCGAGTTGCAGTTCAGTTCCTTGAACGCGCAagaaaggatggaaaagagaagctCATCATTGATCTATCGAACAATATGGGGGGCGACATCAACCTGGGATTTAATCTGTTCCGGATCCTCTTCCCAGACAAGCCAATCTACACGGCCACTCGGTTCCCCTCCACAGAGTTGATTGGCCTGATGGGTCGTGTCTTCTCGACTTCCCAGGGTAATGAAGCAGTTGAGCATGACAATACGCTGGACCTGCCTCTGGTGTTCCAGAATGCGGTTACACCAGACCATCGACACTCGTTCGGCAGCTGGGAGAAGCTGTTCGGTCCCGTCGAAATCGCAGGTCAGAACATGTCCCATCTACATGCGACGTATAATTTCACCACGGCATCGACCGAGGACAATCCGATCAGTGGGTATGGGGGCATTGAGTTTGGACCTTCGACTCAGCTATTCCACGCCGAGAATATAATTATCGTATGTCTTCCATTAAATATGCATAGCACCGACACTAATACCAACAGATGACAAACGGCATCTGTGCATCCACATGTACAATTCTAGCAAGATTACTCAAGCAACAAGGCGTAAGAAGCATAGTTTTCGGAGGGCGTCCTAGAGCAGCCCCGATGCAGCTACTCGGGGGCAGCAAAGGCGGCCAATATTGGTCGTTAGTTACAATAAGCCACTACATTAAAAAGGCACGCGAGATTGCAGTGAACGCAAGTGGAGCCGGTTCTCCCATTCTCTCTGAAGATGAATTGGCTCGGTTTCTAGAGTTGGCTCCTCCACCACTGACAGGATTCCCAATTCGAATTGATAGCCGTGGAGGGAGTGGGGTGAACTTCCGCAATGAATACGACGAGAAGGACCCAACCACCCCGTTGCAGTTTGTCTACGAAGCGGCGGACTGTCGGTTGTTTTGGACGGCGGAGAACTATGTCTTTCCCGAGAGTTCGTGGGTTGCAGCAGCAGATGCGATGTTTGGAGATGCTTCGTGCGTGGAGGAGTCAGATGGACATCATATTACTCCTtaaccttttctttcccgtaatgaaaatatatatttacttcATGTATTACTACTGAATCCTAAGCATCACACGCCCCTTGTCTAAAGTGTCCATTATTCCCACACTAATTATGCTTAGCATCCACAAGCCGCCGACTATCCGCCCAGGCCAGGATGCCATCAAAATCCTTACAGATATGTACTGCACCTGTACCGTCCGTGCCGGGGTTGTCTGTCCGTGGATCCTGCCCTTCCAAGGCTGTATCTCCACAGCAGAGCAGCGACTGGCGCAGATATTGAAAACAATGGTCGACGTGGTCATGGGAGTGGACATGGACCTGTTCATGAGGGTGCTCGTTGGAATGTGTGTCGTCTCGCGAATGGTGCGCGTTTAAATCTGCTGCTGATTTGGCTGCTGCCAGGTCGTCATAGACAGACATGATTGCGTACTGAATTGTAGATTAGGAACTAGGAAGCTCATATCAAGTGATCTCCTTTTGGACAGAACATGACATACCAAGCAGTGTAACTGGTGGAATACTGCAATGGAATAGGTATCCTGA
This DNA window, taken from Aspergillus flavus chromosome 5, complete sequence, encodes the following:
- the ustP1 gene encoding ustP1, encoding MGFSWYGVLLFVQLISSTIVYASDPCAQIDHYVAWGKKQGRNKISGIPGHLAYDCLRSMPFRSDLAVKFVDDYAKYLQFHATVSMLKDPPSGYISTGVDLWGGLQRIRQKASDNVYSSQYDFDSDLKYLTSRANDGHLSVGLCSLEIMHFEHDMPLVSISLDGSEEYAIDDAEMKLRGTEAAISSVYCIEDMDPVYYLQANIGVTIGLQDPDARYNHLFPSPAAAFSGMYTGGLWTNNLGSWPGKANQTVEFSNGTKMTVETTASVMLDRGLDFSSGESLFQTACMPNKKSRPPDPRPSLAVGKPPYSIPLGGPSMYPDPIIHHKKDFVRGYYLHEERLEDVAVLQLPTFRLIGESPVSLARVAVQFLERARKDGKEKLIIDLSNNMGGDINLGFNLFRILFPDKPIYTATRFPSTELIGLMGRVFSTSQGNEAVEHDNTLDLPLVFQNAVTPDHRHSFGSWEKLFGPVEIAGQNMSHLHATYNFTTASTEDNPISGYGGIEFGPSTQLFHAENIIIMTNGICASTCTILARLLKQQGVRSIVFGGRPRAAPMQLLGGSKGGQYWSLVTISHYIKKAREIAVNASGAGSPILSEDELARFLELAPPPLTGFPIRIDSRGGSGVNFRNEYDEKDPTTPLQFVYEAADCRLFWTAENYVFPESSWVAAADAMFGDASCVEESDGHHITP